From Labrus bergylta chromosome 22, fLabBer1.1, whole genome shotgun sequence, one genomic window encodes:
- the LOC109998361 gene encoding FERM domain-containing protein 7, with protein sequence MGDHHGHRRTLTLGRLTRKSRVSKETKLRLRVIFLDDSERTFEVEQKVLGGDFFNKVCGHLKLLEKEYFGLEFRHHSGSYVWLELLKPLAKQIKYTNDLFFRFIVKFFPPDPGQLKRGLTRYLFALQIKQDLSNGSLTCHDNSAALLVSHILQSELGDYDDELDCQHLEMKQYVPNQEYIDHKIIKFHKKNRGASPADSDIHLLEVARKLDMYGIRPHPAHDGEGMRINLAVTHSGVLVFQGNTKINTFSWANVRKLSFKRKHFLIKLHEKVGPSGKDILEFSMASRDVCKYFWKMCVEYHAFFRLAEEPKTMQKTLLSSKGSSFRYSGRTQKQLLECMGSRERKTAHLERNFCQSDYDPRHCRSSPDLLTDVSKQVYEESQDFPLSGHAMGVRSEDEMEPYHQGIDDFEMDGEGARRRQSPFEFPHRTRPFIRVTPLSPSPHQFAPSPKMRCASTSVMDEMRGGRVAAQRQAQRLAGVYGNRSRRRPNPQPHPDAAQQLVLLYPNTPAYHYHPVLPSFPFAGSLPLNRHPYLSDYVAVSSLERFPQPRRQDYGTMDGLSRPTFYPLGHDSPSLSPMRRNLRPSGAGGLGLGRVYHPGSNGARFMGVGHTEAGHYSDDCNFLPGLPRRVASQPDVKFHLSRSANPAFNPASEFRPLGYYPHLTRPSRPTYLPLNSSPLPERPASLYNLGGTTGSYSDSEPEVFYPYYCPPPPLGKMVRSAGLARMRFSSGSLQLDEEDEEEEQEDGAAKEKAKKGEEKKEKEGDKTKSPAKVTEVTL encoded by the exons CAAAAGGTTTTAGGCGGAGACTTCTTCAACAAAGTGTGTGGTCATCTGAAGCTGCTGGAGAAAGAGTACTTTGGGCTGGAGTTCAGACACCACAGCGGTAGCTAC gTGTGGTTGGAGCTTTTGAAGCCGCTCGCTAAACAGATTAAAT ACACCAACGATCTGTTCTTCAGGTTTATCGTAAAGTTTTTCCCTCCAGACCCTGGACAACTCAAGAGAGGCCTCACCAG GTATCTGTTTGCCTTACAGATCAAGCAGGACTTGTCGAATGGCAGTCTGACCTGTCATGACAACAGCGCCGCCCTGCTGGTCTCGCACATATTGCAGT CAGAATTAGGGGACTATGACGATGAGCTGGACTGCCAGCACTTAGAGATGAAGCAGTACGTCCCCAACCAGGAATATATCGACCATAAGATCATCAAGTTTCACAAGAAAAACAG AGGTGCATCTCCAGCAGATTCCGACATCCACCTGCTGGAGGTAGCAAGGAAGTTGGACATGTACGGCATCAGGCCTCACCCAGCCCACGATGGAGAGGGAATGAGGATAAATCTGGCTGTCACACACTCTGGAGTACTCGTCTTCCAG GGAAACACAAAAATCAACACGTTCAGCTGGGCCAACGTCCGCAAGCTCAGCTTCAAGCGAAAACACTTCCTTATCaaacttcatgaaaaagttGGG CCATCGGGTAAGGACATACTGGAGTTCTCCATGGCCAGTCGAGATGTGTGCAAGTATTTCTGGAAGATGTGTGTAGAGTACCATGCCTTCTTCAGACTGGCAGAGGAGCCCAAGACGATGCAAAAAACTCTGCTGTCCAGTAAGGGATCCAGCTTTAGATACAG TGGTCGGACCCAAAAACAGCTGCTGGAGTGTATGGGGTCTAGAGAGAGGAAGACTGCACACTTGGAGAG GAACTTCTGTCAGTCAGACTACGATCCCAGACACTGCCGCTCCTCTCCTGATCTCCTAACAGACGTCtcaaaacag GTGTACGAGGAATCCCAAGACTTCCCTCTATCTGGTCACGCCATGGGGGTCCGCAGTGAGGATGAGATGGAACCATATCACCAAGGCATTGACGACTTTGAAATGGATGGAGAAGGGGCTAGACGTCGCCAATCACCCTTTGAGTTCCCACATAGGACGCGGCCTTTCATCCGAGTGACTCccctctctccgtctcctcATCAATTTGCTCCTTCGCCCAAGATGAGATGCGCCTCCACATCTGTGATGGACGAGATGAGGGGCGGACGTGTAGCGGCGCAACGCCAAGCCCAAAGGCTAGCCGGTGTCTATGGCAACCGGTCACGACGTCGGCCAAACCCCCAGCCCCATCCGGATGCCGCTCAACAGTTGGTTCTGCTCTACCCAAACACTCCTGCCTACCATTATCACCCTGTCCTCCCATCGTTCCCTTTTGCTGGTTCATTGCCACTCAACAGACACCCATACTTGTCGGACTACGTGGCCGTCTCCTCGCTGGAGCGTTTCCCGCAGCCGAGGAGGCAGGATTATGGGACAATGGACGGGTTATCAAGACCGACTTTCTATCCGCTAGGCCATGACTCTCCATCCCTCTCGCCAATGAGGAGGAATCTCCGCCCATCTGGTGCAGGGGGCCTGGGATTGGGGAGGGTTTATCATCCGGGAAGCAATGGAGCCAGGTTTATGGGTGTTGGACATACTGAGGCAGGGCATTACAGCGATGACTGCAACTTCCTCCCAGGGCTGCCTCGCCGAGTGGCGAGCCAGCCAGATGTCAAATTTCACCTCTCAAGGAGtgccaaccctgcctttaacccCGCCTCTGAGTTCCGTCCCCTTGGCTACTACCCCCACCTGACACGCCCATCCAGACCCACCTACCTCCCATtaaactcctcccctctcccagAACGTCCTGCCTCGCTTTACAATCTCGGAGGCACCACAGGAAGCTACAGTGACTCAGAACCTGAGGTTTTCTATCCATATTACTGCCCACCACCCCCACTGGGGAAAATGGTACGGTCTGCTGGACTAGCCAGGATGAGGTTTTCCTCTGGGAGCCTCCAACtggacgaggaggacgaggaggaagagcaggaggatgGAGCAGCAAAGGAGAAGGCAAAAAAGggggaagagaagaaagaaaaagaaggagacaagaccaaAAGTCCTGCAAAGGTTACTGAAGTCACACTGTAG